Proteins encoded within one genomic window of Candidatus Berkiella cookevillensis:
- a CDS encoding alkaline phosphatase D family protein, with the protein MDVIQAIKADDKIAKLFGLSLDQSETTTKIYELLAQKNLDLFIHGGDLMYGENSLPKEMVTTLEEFRHHLYLDFHQIVRMALKQIYALRGLDDHDLGRNNASKEAVDADPHAFENALNAFNEFFPVPTEEADQHRGSFFKTKFGPIEIWCLNTRLYNTEGKSLLGDAQFKWLEETLSASTAKVKLVLTPLPLVMGKKPAEDHRGNAQAWLKLVNLLFDHNVNGVLSADIHARSRVDLVREIEGERKEMFQIISGALGGRPQSISKAERKQLPTPLLPEGLSADEKASFSASRVRSYYTPLHSPTDVPLLGGIGRLPLGKKKRRAYKDEAWVGKSYASGQYGVDLLEIDTQANTIHSSYVAVGKKGSKDVFTDEATYSLQTHIAPKKDLHDTLADYMSSSAEEKDEILALSVKPTKTPILLSKHVVQAQDIPTADSTVSKDKEKKRKDVKTKAVI; encoded by the coding sequence ATGGATGTCATTCAAGCAATTAAAGCAGATGATAAAATAGCAAAATTATTTGGTTTAAGCTTAGATCAAAGTGAAACCACAACTAAGATTTATGAGTTATTAGCGCAGAAAAATCTTGACCTCTTCATTCATGGTGGCGATCTGATGTATGGAGAGAATTCGCTTCCCAAAGAGATGGTTACTACCCTGGAAGAATTTCGCCATCATCTCTATTTAGATTTTCATCAAATTGTTCGCATGGCTCTAAAACAAATATATGCTTTAAGAGGCTTAGATGATCATGATCTTGGTCGTAATAATGCATCTAAAGAAGCGGTTGATGCAGATCCCCATGCCTTTGAAAATGCACTGAATGCCTTTAATGAATTTTTCCCTGTTCCAACGGAAGAAGCAGATCAACATCGCGGATCTTTTTTTAAAACAAAATTTGGACCAATTGAAATCTGGTGCTTAAATACTCGTCTCTACAATACAGAAGGCAAGTCTTTGCTTGGCGATGCGCAGTTTAAATGGCTCGAAGAAACCTTAAGTGCTTCTACCGCAAAAGTTAAACTTGTACTCACCCCTCTACCGTTGGTGATGGGGAAAAAGCCTGCCGAAGATCATCGTGGCAATGCCCAAGCTTGGCTAAAACTCGTTAATCTGCTCTTTGATCATAATGTAAATGGTGTTCTTTCAGCGGATATTCATGCTCGCTCACGTGTTGATCTGGTAAGGGAGATAGAGGGTGAACGAAAAGAAATGTTCCAAATTATCAGTGGTGCCTTAGGCGGCCGCCCGCAATCTATTTCCAAAGCAGAAAGAAAACAACTGCCCACACCATTGCTGCCCGAAGGATTATCGGCAGATGAGAAGGCAAGCTTCAGTGCCAGCCGTGTTCGCTCCTACTATACGCCTTTACACAGCCCAACGGATGTACCTTTACTTGGTGGAATTGGTAGGTTACCACTGGGCAAAAAGAAAAGGCGCGCCTATAAAGATGAAGCGTGGGTCGGCAAATCTTATGCTAGTGGTCAGTATGGTGTCGATCTCCTAGAAATTGATACGCAAGCAAATACCATTCATTCAAGCTATGTTGCTGTTGGCAAAAAGGGCTCAAAAGATGTTTTTACGGATGAAGCAACTTATTCTTTGCAAACACATATAGCCCCAAAGAAAGATCTTCATGACACACTCGCTGACTATATGAGTTCTTCCGCAGAAGAAAAAGATGAAATTTTAGCTCTGTCAGTCAAACCTACTAAAACACCCATTCTTTTATCTAAGCATGTAGTCCAAGCTCAAGATATCCCCACTGCTGATAGTACTGTCAGTAAAGACAAAGAAAAGAAACGCAAAGATGTTAAGACTAAGGCTGTAATCTAA
- a CDS encoding DMT family transporter: protein MPWVLVLFALFAGLFTLSKSALEYSEPFFLIGSRMLFAGILLLGHQFLFQRKNIKLKLNHILPLFLLGLVSIYITNIAEIWGLQFMSSSKACLIYSLSPYVAALFAYFMLQERLSLKKWVGLCIGFIGILPILFADYSMQSFSKEIFIFSRGEIALLIAVFASVYGWILLKKIINDFKHSPILANGFAMVIGGTFALFHSYLSGETWSPIPVINAQYAAYIECALWMTLISNIICYNLYGYLLKRFTATFMALAGLVTPLFATFFGWYFLNETITWHYFGSMIIFSIGLIIFYQEELQTNFDAPIEGREANS, encoded by the coding sequence ATGCCCTGGGTGCTTGTACTATTTGCTTTATTTGCTGGCCTATTTACCTTAAGTAAATCAGCGCTTGAATACTCAGAACCCTTCTTTTTAATCGGCTCGCGCATGCTGTTTGCGGGTATATTGCTGCTTGGTCATCAATTTCTGTTTCAACGCAAAAACATCAAGCTAAAGCTTAACCACATTCTGCCTCTCTTTTTGCTCGGACTCGTCAGCATTTACATTACCAACATTGCTGAGATCTGGGGACTACAATTTATGAGTTCCTCAAAGGCATGCCTAATTTATAGCTTATCTCCTTACGTGGCTGCCTTATTTGCTTATTTTATGCTACAGGAACGTTTGTCTTTAAAGAAATGGGTTGGGCTGTGTATAGGTTTTATCGGTATATTGCCCATTCTTTTTGCTGACTACTCCATGCAAAGCTTCTCAAAAGAAATCTTTATTTTCTCTCGTGGTGAGATAGCACTGCTTATTGCCGTATTTGCTAGCGTTTATGGCTGGATTTTACTGAAGAAAATTATTAATGATTTTAAACACTCGCCTATCTTAGCCAATGGCTTCGCAATGGTGATTGGTGGAACTTTTGCCCTCTTTCACTCGTATTTAAGTGGTGAAACTTGGTCTCCTATTCCCGTCATTAATGCACAATACGCAGCTTATATTGAATGCGCATTGTGGATGACCCTTATTTCAAACATTATTTGCTACAACCTATATGGTTACCTGTTAAAGCGCTTTACAGCCACCTTCATGGCGTTGGCAGGATTGGTTACCCCACTGTTTGCCACCTTTTTTGGATGGTACTTCCTTAATGAAACCATTACTTGGCATTATTTCGGCTCTATGATTATTTTTTCTATCGGTCTCATTATCTTTTATCAAGAAGAGCTACAAACTAATTTTGATGCTCCTATTGAAGGCAGAGAAGCAAATTCATAA
- the nhaA gene encoding Na+/H+ antiporter NhaA, translated as MLGYLQNFFKWEAAGGVLLAFATVIALCIANSPFSEAYVQFFQLPVIVKIGEFGLDKTLLLWINDGLMAVFFLLVGLELKREWLEGELSNAKSRVLPGIAALFGMIVPALFYVFFTQDDPTRMRGWAIPAATDIAFALGVLSLFGSRIPIGLKIFLVTLAIIDDVGAILIIAIFYTSQLSLIALGLSGVLVFALYLLNRKNVYAILPYILLGSVLWFCVLKSGVHATIAGVLLAFCIPLQSVSQSISPLKKLEHELHPYVVFFILPLFAFANAGVSINTQSLASLDTVSQGVASGLLLGKPIGVLLGTWLGMVLFKAKLPNGVNLRLLLGMAFLCGIGFTMSLFISFLAFDVNHLQLAAESRLAILLASATAACIGALFIYWETRSRGT; from the coding sequence ATGCTAGGGTATCTCCAAAATTTTTTCAAATGGGAGGCTGCCGGTGGCGTGCTTCTTGCCTTTGCAACAGTCATTGCATTATGCATCGCAAACTCTCCTTTCAGTGAAGCATATGTTCAGTTTTTTCAATTGCCCGTCATTGTTAAAATAGGTGAGTTTGGATTAGATAAGACTCTCTTATTGTGGATTAATGATGGCTTGATGGCTGTTTTCTTTTTGCTTGTAGGGTTAGAGCTAAAAAGAGAATGGTTAGAGGGGGAATTGTCAAATGCTAAAAGTCGAGTCTTGCCTGGTATTGCCGCTCTTTTTGGAATGATTGTTCCTGCGCTGTTTTATGTTTTTTTCACGCAAGATGATCCTACGCGTATGAGAGGGTGGGCGATTCCTGCAGCTACGGATATTGCTTTTGCATTGGGCGTTTTATCCTTGTTTGGCTCTCGCATTCCTATCGGATTGAAAATATTTTTAGTGACCTTAGCCATTATCGATGATGTAGGCGCTATTTTAATTATTGCAATTTTTTATACTTCACAACTGTCATTGATAGCACTTGGTTTGTCGGGTGTATTGGTTTTTGCACTTTATCTCTTGAATCGCAAAAATGTCTATGCAATCTTACCCTATATCTTGTTAGGTAGTGTCTTGTGGTTTTGTGTTTTGAAATCGGGCGTGCATGCGACGATTGCTGGTGTACTATTGGCATTTTGTATTCCTTTGCAAAGTGTTTCCCAGTCAATATCTCCATTGAAAAAATTAGAGCATGAATTGCATCCTTATGTTGTATTTTTCATTTTACCTTTATTTGCTTTTGCCAATGCGGGCGTCTCTATTAATACACAGTCCTTGGCTTCTCTGGATACTGTTTCGCAAGGAGTGGCAAGTGGTTTATTGTTAGGAAAACCGATAGGGGTTTTACTGGGAACATGGCTTGGTATGGTACTGTTTAAAGCAAAACTCCCTAACGGTGTAAATCTACGGTTACTGCTTGGGATGGCATTTCTCTGTGGTATAGGATTTACCATGAGCTTATTTATTAGTTTTCTTGCTTTTGATGTGAATCATCTACAATTAGCCGCAGAAAGTCGATTGGCAATATTGTTAGCTTCCGCGACAGCTGCTTGTATTGGGGCTTTGTTTATCTATTGGGAAACGCGTTCAAGAGGGACTTGA
- a CDS encoding nucleoside deaminase encodes MLDKAMQLAIQSSREGIQNNDGGPFGAVIVLNDKVISVAHNTVLKDSDPTCHAEINAIRLACKQLKTHVLSDCELYTTVEPCPMCLAAIYWSRIKKIYVGADRTIAAKYGFDDALFYEQIAQPVENRDVPCQMMSLNAEVEPVFQEWQNLNRAIY; translated from the coding sequence ATGTTAGACAAAGCAATGCAATTGGCTATTCAAAGCTCACGAGAAGGTATTCAAAATAACGATGGTGGCCCCTTTGGTGCAGTAATCGTGTTGAATGATAAAGTTATCTCAGTTGCTCATAACACGGTACTCAAAGATTCAGATCCAACTTGCCATGCAGAAATAAATGCAATTCGTTTAGCCTGTAAACAATTAAAAACACATGTGCTTTCTGACTGTGAACTTTACACAACGGTAGAGCCTTGTCCTATGTGTCTTGCCGCTATTTATTGGTCTAGGATCAAGAAAATATATGTGGGCGCAGATAGAACAATTGCTGCAAAGTATGGCTTTGATGATGCTTTGTTTTATGAACAGATAGCACAGCCTGTAGAGAATCGTGATGTTCCTTGTCAAATGATGTCACTGAATGCTGAGGTAGAGCCTGTTTTTCAAGAGTGGCAGAATCTAAATAGAGCCATTTATTAA
- the glsA gene encoding glutaminase A → MERDKYIQQIQMILNQAIERAKHNQNGMPANYIPELANVNPDLLSGSILLSDGTQISSGDYEQHTFTLQSVAKLISLIGLMEEYGEEKIFSWIHAESSGQPFSSIAQVDRYGATPVNPMINAGAIALCSHIPGGDTQERAQWLDSWASKLFGKELNVNGKVFASERATGDRNRSIAYLLKSKGELPLSVDDTLETYFYLCSYEADIQTAAYLPMILANGGLLPDGTRVISERTSNCVVSIMATCGLYDESGMHLVKTGMPSKSGVSGLIISLSTGRGGIAICSPRLNDKGGSIRGHEVLSHVSQALDWHFAAPWGYLRIESN, encoded by the coding sequence ATGGAAAGAGATAAATATATACAGCAAATTCAAATGATTTTAAATCAAGCAATTGAGCGTGCAAAACATAATCAAAATGGCATGCCTGCAAATTATATTCCCGAACTTGCAAATGTGAATCCTGATTTATTATCAGGTTCTATTTTGCTATCTGATGGAACACAAATATCCAGCGGAGATTATGAGCAGCATACCTTTACTTTGCAAAGTGTTGCAAAATTGATTTCACTGATTGGATTGATGGAAGAATATGGTGAAGAAAAGATTTTCTCCTGGATTCATGCAGAGTCATCAGGACAACCTTTCTCTTCTATTGCGCAAGTTGATAGATATGGTGCAACACCTGTTAACCCTATGATCAATGCAGGTGCAATTGCATTATGTAGCCATATACCAGGCGGCGATACGCAAGAGCGTGCACAATGGTTAGATAGTTGGGCATCAAAACTTTTTGGTAAAGAATTAAATGTAAATGGGAAGGTTTTTGCTTCAGAGCGTGCGACGGGTGATAGAAATCGCTCTATTGCCTATCTATTGAAGAGCAAAGGAGAATTGCCTTTGTCTGTAGACGATACACTGGAGACTTATTTTTATTTATGCTCATATGAGGCTGATATTCAAACAGCAGCTTATTTACCTATGATTTTAGCCAATGGTGGTTTATTACCAGATGGCACACGTGTTATCTCAGAAAGAACTAGTAATTGTGTGGTCTCTATTATGGCAACCTGTGGGCTTTATGATGAGTCTGGTATGCATCTTGTAAAAACAGGTATGCCTTCTAAAAGTGGTGTTTCTGGCCTTATTATTTCTCTTTCTACAGGTCGTGGTGGCATTGCAATCTGTAGCCCTCGCTTGAATGATAAAGGGGGAAGCATAAGAGGACACGAAGTTCTGTCTCACGTCTCTCAAGCGCTTGATTGGCATTTTGCGGCACCGTGGGGATATCTAAGAATTGAAAGTAACTGA
- a CDS encoding outer membrane protein, producing the protein MRCFKSTLFLIISTLLSTTQVHAEWDWNLLLGASAGIASREGKLTTEMDYTNDIIPPGFFRTNIKHNLKDTGFIWGILGGAQATCGAYMFGIEASVDWPRYDSAHAFAFTDSQGAQGWNGLARYEQGNNIALSMRAGYRVFDWLMGYVRVGGETSKDKLHTQFSGNEFYPFGISMESSRRSLRFLGGVGIEIPFPFLSSLVARAEYNFHSKGKNLGVHGAIADNFNIDPSFIAETRQKMHSGIGAIVWNFG; encoded by the coding sequence ATGCGTTGTTTTAAATCCACTCTCTTCTTGATCATCTCTACACTTCTCTCAACAACACAAGTCCATGCAGAATGGGATTGGAATCTTTTGTTAGGCGCCTCTGCGGGCATAGCAAGCAGAGAAGGAAAGCTCACCACAGAAATGGATTATACAAATGATATTATTCCACCAGGATTTTTTCGCACCAATATAAAACATAATCTTAAAGATACGGGCTTTATATGGGGAATCCTTGGTGGTGCACAAGCAACGTGTGGTGCTTATATGTTCGGTATAGAAGCCAGCGTTGACTGGCCTCGTTATGATTCTGCCCATGCCTTTGCCTTTACTGACTCACAAGGTGCACAAGGCTGGAATGGTCTTGCTCGATATGAACAAGGTAACAACATTGCCTTGAGTATGCGCGCAGGTTATCGCGTATTCGATTGGCTCATGGGCTATGTCAGAGTAGGTGGCGAAACCAGCAAGGATAAATTACACACTCAGTTCTCGGGCAATGAATTTTATCCCTTTGGTATTAGCATGGAAAGCTCTCGAAGAAGCTTACGCTTTTTAGGTGGTGTTGGTATTGAAATACCATTCCCCTTTCTTTCTAGCTTAGTTGCGCGTGCAGAATACAATTTCCATTCTAAGGGTAAAAATCTAGGCGTCCACGGTGCAATAGCAGACAATTTTAATATTGATCCTTCCTTTATTGCAGAAACTAGGCAAAAAATGCATTCTGGTATTGGGGCAATTGTTTGGAATTTTGGTTAA
- the ung gene encoding uracil-DNA glycosylase — protein sequence MTHLATSKVGIPDEWASLIGAEFDKPYMKELRAFLRQEKNQRKYIYPKGSEIFSAFELTPPEKIKCVILGQDPYHGPGQAHGLCFSVKPGVAIPPSLLNIYKELQADLQIKPVKHGCLLSWAEQGVFLLNSVLTVEKGLAASHQGQGWEIFTDKVIEQLNLQPHPIAFVLWGAYAQKKGQVIDTQKHLVLKSVHPSPLSANRGFLGSRPFSKINDFLVKTGQTPINWQLPEQAEYI from the coding sequence GTGACACACCTTGCAACATCTAAAGTGGGTATCCCTGATGAATGGGCATCCCTCATTGGGGCAGAATTTGATAAGCCCTATATGAAAGAATTGAGGGCTTTTCTTCGTCAAGAGAAAAATCAACGAAAATATATATATCCTAAAGGTAGCGAAATATTCAGTGCTTTTGAATTAACACCACCAGAAAAAATAAAATGTGTTATTTTAGGACAAGATCCTTATCATGGTCCAGGACAAGCGCATGGACTGTGTTTCTCTGTCAAGCCAGGCGTTGCTATTCCGCCCTCATTGCTTAACATTTATAAAGAGTTGCAAGCAGATTTACAGATAAAGCCAGTAAAGCATGGTTGTTTATTATCCTGGGCAGAGCAGGGGGTTTTTTTATTAAACAGTGTATTAACGGTAGAGAAAGGCTTGGCTGCATCTCATCAAGGACAAGGATGGGAAATCTTCACGGATAAAGTGATTGAGCAACTCAATTTGCAACCACATCCCATTGCCTTCGTTTTATGGGGGGCTTATGCACAGAAAAAAGGACAAGTCATCGATACACAAAAGCATTTGGTATTGAAGTCTGTACATCCTTCACCATTATCTGCAAATCGTGGTTTTTTGGGGAGTCGACCTTTTTCAAAAATTAATGATTTTCTGGTAAAAACAGGGCAAACGCCGATTAATTGGCAGTTACCCGAACAAGCTGAGTACATCTAG
- a CDS encoding patatin-like phospholipase family protein — MSDKAHDHKRAVLTALTKWRHVSTERINVDKHHFSALKALTRYKHSSCSTDGQQATILKDTASDDIMISNAKDLEWDSLNLPRPTAKLRHIFSKVRELFIAGGGGAGRSLPSAMSEAVKFGLDLSKVEVVCATSVGTIMGLGIVLNMSTQAMSKMLDEMPTEQFQDWSVSSITDFFQNWGLCEGKFMPSYFRKIIKHHSGLNDPTFEELYAKSHKEFRVIVANVSKKKMTILSHKTTPNMKVAEAVGLSCSVPILYPPKWFSNEKGDLEAFADGGIIKNYPWGVGSDPNRPLEEQLGFIFVNNSAAYALNDDADRSLIGFRDYLCNLLTMAIFQDPLCLSDSVKARTVAISLGWNPLKFSATPEEQRGLDKAGMRGTRRLVKQILKSTYRVDLDTNDHIPQMQEQLAESIAMTPVAKQWIPGFSHKKSTIVETEKVSASNNKGGYLLRPRTA, encoded by the coding sequence ATGTCAGATAAAGCACATGACCATAAACGCGCTGTATTAACAGCGCTTACAAAATGGCGGCATGTATCGACAGAACGAATTAACGTGGATAAGCATCATTTTTCCGCGCTGAAGGCTTTGACGCGCTATAAGCATTCATCTTGTTCTACAGATGGGCAGCAAGCCACCATTCTCAAAGATACAGCATCAGACGATATCATGATTTCTAATGCAAAAGATCTTGAATGGGATAGCTTAAATTTACCGCGTCCTACTGCAAAATTGCGCCACATTTTCAGTAAAGTAAGAGAATTATTTATTGCTGGTGGCGGTGGTGCGGGGCGCTCTTTACCCAGCGCAATGAGTGAAGCGGTTAAATTTGGTTTAGATTTAAGTAAAGTTGAAGTTGTATGCGCAACCTCTGTTGGAACCATCATGGGCTTAGGGATTGTGCTCAATATGTCCACACAGGCAATGAGTAAAATGCTCGATGAAATGCCGACCGAGCAGTTTCAAGATTGGTCGGTATCTTCTATTACAGATTTTTTTCAAAATTGGGGGCTGTGTGAAGGAAAATTTATGCCCAGTTATTTTAGAAAAATTATCAAACATCATTCGGGGTTGAATGATCCAACTTTTGAAGAACTCTATGCAAAATCACACAAAGAATTTCGTGTGATTGTTGCAAATGTATCTAAGAAAAAAATGACCATTCTTTCTCATAAAACCACACCGAACATGAAGGTAGCAGAGGCTGTGGGTTTATCTTGTAGCGTGCCCATTTTATATCCTCCAAAATGGTTTTCTAATGAAAAAGGTGATTTAGAAGCTTTTGCTGATGGAGGAATTATCAAAAACTATCCGTGGGGTGTGGGTAGTGATCCGAATCGCCCGTTAGAAGAGCAGCTTGGATTTATCTTTGTGAATAATAGTGCAGCTTATGCTTTAAATGATGATGCGGATAGATCCTTAATCGGTTTTAGAGATTATTTATGTAATTTATTAACAATGGCAATATTTCAAGATCCATTATGTCTGTCAGACAGTGTGAAAGCGAGAACAGTAGCAATTAGTTTAGGATGGAATCCATTGAAATTTTCAGCGACACCGGAAGAACAGCGCGGTTTAGATAAGGCCGGAATGCGAGGTACGCGAAGACTGGTAAAGCAGATTTTAAAATCGACCTATCGTGTAGATTTAGATACAAATGATCATATACCGCAGATGCAAGAGCAGCTTGCAGAATCTATTGCAATGACACCCGTTGCAAAGCAATGGATTCCTGGATTTTCACATAAAAAATCAACAATTGTCGAAACAGAAAAAGTAAGCGCATCGAACAATAAAGGTGGCTATTTATTACGACCCAGAACTGCATGA
- the mutH gene encoding DNA mismatch repair endonuclease MutH, whose product MLEFAKFICIMPSAMHQLLPTPPETTHILLERAHHLAGMTLGELAKKLNEKTPPNLLRAKGWVGQLLEKALGASAGNLDLPDFPQLGVELKTLPINAQGVPQESTYLCRVSLPLQESEFYLSRVWRKCAQILWIPIQASSQLSLLDRKIGTAILWMPNSHLEATLKKDWEELTQMIRLGQFDKLSAHHGTYLQLRPKAANAKQLVTVTNDQGKSIAIVPKGFYLRSCLTQMILREYYA is encoded by the coding sequence ATGTTAGAGTTTGCCAAATTTATTTGTATTATGCCTTCTGCAATGCATCAGCTACTGCCCACGCCCCCTGAAACGACACATATTCTTTTAGAACGAGCTCATCATTTAGCGGGTATGACATTAGGTGAGTTGGCAAAAAAACTCAATGAAAAGACGCCGCCTAATCTACTACGCGCCAAAGGGTGGGTTGGTCAACTATTAGAAAAAGCGCTTGGCGCATCGGCAGGGAACCTAGATCTACCTGATTTTCCACAGTTAGGCGTTGAATTAAAAACACTTCCTATCAACGCACAAGGCGTCCCTCAAGAATCCACTTATTTGTGTCGCGTGAGCTTACCCTTACAAGAAAGTGAGTTCTATCTTTCGCGTGTATGGAGAAAATGTGCACAGATTTTATGGATCCCAATCCAAGCATCTTCACAGTTATCTTTGCTTGATAGAAAGATAGGTACTGCCATTTTATGGATGCCGAATAGCCATTTGGAAGCAACACTGAAAAAAGATTGGGAAGAATTAACTCAAATGATACGACTAGGACAATTTGATAAGCTCAGCGCTCACCATGGAACCTATTTACAATTACGCCCTAAAGCAGCAAATGCAAAACAACTGGTAACGGTTACCAATGATCAGGGCAAATCGATTGCCATTGTCCCCAAAGGCTTTTATCTACGAAGTTGTTTAACACAAATGATTCTGCGTGAGTATTACGCATAG
- a CDS encoding DUF3025 domain-containing protein: MSQENLKTNAFWKPTFFRDFKGYEPLGALFENYFSAYPQFPSITDYNQLATEMYAQMALEKEYQVAFVLQDFSKSFEKTAFTYRQIMTRPNNWHDLFNNLSWIIWPKTKWQIIQRYFSEEGMRETANRNQTQSFLAQLDECGFIVISADPMIAQLSFQHQWSELFYHQKSRLQSMEAFVFGHGLMEKGLNPYIGMTGKAVFIGVTQSYFELPMQERLAFSDHMLSQFVLVAANCNNPRALQPFPFLGLPKWWENNEVLSFFQNTAYFRPMRNTHAESFVLNNFVDKSLWGQWQSICPDHW; this comes from the coding sequence ATGTCGCAAGAGAATTTAAAAACAAACGCTTTTTGGAAGCCCACCTTTTTTAGAGATTTTAAAGGTTATGAGCCTTTGGGGGCGTTATTTGAGAATTATTTTTCTGCTTATCCACAGTTTCCGAGCATTACAGATTACAATCAATTAGCAACAGAGATGTATGCTCAAATGGCGCTTGAAAAAGAGTATCAGGTAGCTTTTGTCTTACAGGATTTTAGTAAATCTTTTGAGAAAACAGCCTTCACATACCGCCAAATTATGACACGCCCTAATAATTGGCATGATCTCTTTAACAATCTTTCATGGATTATTTGGCCAAAAACCAAATGGCAAATCATTCAACGCTATTTTTCTGAAGAAGGTATGCGAGAGACAGCAAATCGCAATCAAACACAAAGTTTTTTAGCGCAATTAGATGAGTGCGGTTTTATTGTTATTTCTGCTGATCCCATGATTGCACAGCTCTCTTTTCAGCACCAATGGTCAGAATTGTTTTATCATCAAAAGAGCAGATTGCAATCGATGGAAGCCTTTGTGTTTGGTCATGGTTTAATGGAAAAAGGATTAAATCCCTATATTGGCATGACAGGCAAAGCAGTTTTTATTGGTGTGACTCAAAGCTATTTTGAATTGCCGATGCAGGAGCGCCTTGCTTTTTCAGATCATATGTTATCTCAATTTGTACTTGTTGCCGCAAATTGCAATAATCCTAGAGCTTTGCAGCCATTTCCCTTTTTAGGGTTGCCGAAGTGGTGGGAAAATAATGAAGTGCTTAGCTTTTTTCAAAATACTGCCTATTTTCGACCTATGCGTAATACTCACGCAGAATCATTTGTGTTAAACAACTTCGTAGATAAAAGCCTTTGGGGACAATGGCAATCGATTTGCCCTGATCATTGGTAA
- a CDS encoding gamma-glutamylcyclotransferase family protein, whose translation MKFFAYDDKMFSPLLHSILQEATCLGIAKVVGYKLYFHNRGSQDPSGKCNLVQVRDSQESVYGVLYEVVAREKHLLDRAGALGYGNQEITLKVEPLMPGGETDNSPCFAFTYVAHKENVFQDLVPFSWYKELVLSGAKEHRLPEIYLHYLQQIASTQDPNVAREFKNKRFLEAHLF comes from the coding sequence ATGAAATTCTTTGCTTACGATGATAAAATGTTTTCGCCCTTGTTGCATAGCATTCTTCAAGAAGCCACATGCTTAGGTATTGCCAAAGTTGTTGGCTATAAATTGTATTTTCATAATCGAGGTTCACAGGATCCTTCTGGAAAATGCAATTTAGTGCAGGTGAGAGACTCACAAGAGTCTGTTTACGGTGTTTTATATGAGGTAGTTGCAAGAGAAAAGCATTTGCTCGATAGAGCAGGCGCATTGGGTTATGGTAATCAAGAAATTACACTCAAAGTAGAGCCTTTAATGCCAGGTGGAGAGACAGATAATAGCCCTTGTTTTGCCTTTACCTATGTTGCTCATAAAGAGAATGTATTTCAAGATTTAGTTCCTTTTTCATGGTACAAAGAATTGGTGTTAAGTGGTGCAAAAGAGCACCGGTTGCCAGAAATTTACCTGCATTATTTGCAGCAAATAGCCTCAACACAAGATCCGAATGTCGCAAGAGAATTTAAAAACAAACGCTTTTTGGAAGCCCACCTTTTTTAG